TGATAACAGCGGACTTCTGAACAATCAGATCAAAAACGCGGCGATTTCATCATCCGGAGAGATATGGTTTGCTCAGGAACCGTACTTTGGAACGCCTTCAGAACCCAGCGGGGTAGTTAGGCTTTCCTGGACACCCGGAGAGGAGTCTACCGCATCATGGAAAACCTTCGAGCCATCTGACGGACTTCCATCAGGATATGTAAGGGATATTGCGCCAACCCCTTCATCTTCAATAGCCTGGATGGGAACTGAACTGGGACTGGTTAAAGGGAACGTTCTTACGGGTCAGGTTCTATATTCAGCAGGTACTTCTCAGGGATTGCCATCCGGGGATGTGCAGGCGATAGTTCTTTCAAGAAACGCAGATCTCTACGTGGGAACAACAGGCGGTCTTGCCGTGCTTAAATCAGGTGAAGAGACATTCACAGATGTGGAAAACATATCCGGCAATATAAATTTTCTTTGTTTTGATAATCTATCCTGTCTCTGGGCGGGGTCTTCAGATCTCTGGGGTGGGTCTCCAGAAGGACTTTTCAGGATCTATCCAGATGGATCCGTTGAAGAGTACAACACATTGAATTCACCACTTCAATCACTTAATGTGAGAAACATAGTCTGCGATGCGGATA
This Candidatus Aegiribacteria sp. DNA region includes the following protein-coding sequences:
- a CDS encoding T9SS type A sorting domain-containing protein, which produces DNSGLLNNQIKNAAISSSGEIWFAQEPYFGTPSEPSGVVRLSWTPGEESTASWKTFEPSDGLPSGYVRDIAPTPSSSIAWMGTELGLVKGNVLTGQVLYSAGTSQGLPSGDVQAIVLSRNADLYVGTTGGLAVLKSGEETFTDVENISGNINFLCFDNLSCLWAGSSDLWGGSPEGLFRIYPDGSVEEYNTLNSPLQSLNVRNIVCDADNGLLYIVTDHGLWKLHLEQGMTGNIETATVYPNPFVPGAGEVLGIAGLPNTALDFHLFDLRGELVYESLSQNRDMFSWDGYDSNGEPVASGTYIVRISQDGESRFFKLAIVR